GCACTTTCATATAATGCAGAGGATGCTGGTGCTTTCGGTGCTGCTGATCTATATTAATGTGAGTTCAAGCGTGTACTTTGACATGATGAGGGCATTGCTTCAGACCATATCACACCAAACTGCATATCTGAGGATGAACGGCATCGCAGAAGCGTCTGGGCAGTTTCCGTCCCTCCTTGGATCTGCGATAGCTGTACCTGCTCTATTACTCATTGGACCGCAGGGATCACTTGCGCTGGCCATAATCATCCAAATAATATCATTGCTATTCATATCATTGATCGAAGAGAATTTCACTCCAGAAAAATCTTTACGGGATAAGAAGATCAAACATAATGGAGTCCTGTCGATGATCAGGAGATATCCCAAGCAAACCTTTCTCATCTATTTTCTGAACTTTCCGTTCATCATGATCATAGTTGGCAATCTGCTGAAGCCTGTATTCATAGTGAATGTTATTCATGGAAATGTATCGTATATTTCATTCTCTGAAATGGATTATGCGGCCTTTGCTGCGCTGACTGGCCTGGCCATATCGATGTTTCCAAGAGGAAATGAACTTGCCAACAGCTTCATTTTTTTCGCTATTTACACAGCTGCTCTGCTTCTTATGCCTTTTTCCTCTAATTTCATCTTCTTCATGATCTTTCAGAGCTTACACGGAATCGGAAATCCAGGAACGCGGATAAATAGAAATTCATTCGTGATGAAGCATGTTCCTATGGAAATGCTCGGAAGGTTTTCATCAGGAGTTTCTTTCCTTTCCACCATAACAATGATGACCATACTGATAGCGGTTACTCTGGAAATCAATAGTACCAGCATAATATTTATTTTCCTAGCCCTTGGAACACTGTCTGTAGCGGCGATGATCATGGCCTTCCTACTTAAACAAAAAACCGCTATGACAATGTTTTCAACCGACGTGTAAAGCTTTCAATAGAAATTATGAGATATATAAGCATAACCTCATGATCCTGATTTAACTGCATTCTATTGCCAAATTCGAGTTAGAAATCCTACAAAACGAGCGATCTGATTCTAAGCTTCAATTAATGAATAGCTCAATGCCCGGGCCGGGATTTGAACCCGGATCTGAGGCTCCGCAGGCCTCCAGGATATCCAAATTACCCCACTCGGGCATTTCCGTATCCATTTTTGATATTTATGTTTGCGTACACAGTAAAAAATGAAATGTACTGCTGGAATTATATTTATAAATTCTTACAAATAAAATTATCGTATATGGCCAGCTATACAAAAATATATAAAAAAATATTTAAATTATGTGCAGTTTCTTTCCGAGATCCGCGAATGCATCCACAGCGATTTTTATGTCCTGCTCAGTGTGAACTGCTGAAGGCATCAGCCTTATTCTCGCGGTTCCCTTCGGTACAGTTGGATAGACTATGGGTGAAGCGAACACATCCTTTTCATCATATAATCTCTTGCTCAGATCAACGGTCTTCTTTTCATCGCCTATTATCACAGGTGTTATCGGTGTCTTGCTGTGGCCAGTATTGTACCCGATATCCGATAAGGACTTCTTCAGGAGATCAGAATTATGCCAGAGTTTCTTGATCAGCGAGTCGTCCTTCTCTAGGATCTCTATTGCCTTGAGAACTGCAGCTGCATCAGCAGGGTTCAACGCGCTGCTGAAAAGGAAAGGCCTGGATTTCTGCTTAAGGAGATCAATAAGATCTGATGAACCTGCTACAAAACCTCCCATTGATCCAAGTGCCTTTGAGAATGTTCCCATCTCAATATCTACACGATCTTCAAGATGGAAATAGTTCACAATGCCTCTTCCATGATCGCCTAGAACTCCTTCACCATGAGCGTCGTCAACGTAAACCATCACATCGTTCTTTTCGGCAACCTCTGTTATCTCTGGCAATGGTGCGATGTCCCCATCCATGCTGAAGACTCCGTCAGTTATCACAATAGCTTTTTTGAATGAAGACCTGTTTTCTCTGATCTGCTTCTCAAGGTCTTCCACGGAGAGATGCTTGTAAACTATCCTCTTCGCGGAACTCAATCTTGTTCCATCTATAATACTCGCATGATTCAGTTCTTCTGAGAATATCACATCATCCTTTCCAACAAGAGCAGGTATTGTACCCACATTAGCAAGTAGTCCACCCTGATATACCAGAGCAGCCTCCATATGCTTGAACTCTGCGATCTTCTCTTCAAGTTTGGCATGAATTTCATCGGTACCGGCTATAGATCTCACTGCGCCAGCACCAACACCATATTCTTCTATAGCCTCTATAGCTGCTTTCTTTGTTTCCGGATGATTTGCAAAGCCAAGATAATTGTTAGAGCACATATTCAGAACTTTCTTGCCGCCAATGGTTACCCAAGATCCCTGAGCACTTTCGATAGTCCTTATGGGAACGTATCTACCCTCTGCCTTCAACGCAGAAAGTTCTTCTTCTACCCAGCTCAATTTTTGCATATTTATTTAATCGATAAAGCCTATATAATAATTTCATAACATCCCATAACCTGCCACATATTTGCTCGCTTTCTTTCCTCTTTCTGAACAATGCAGTAAATTTTTCAAAAGGTTTAAAGACATAGGTTAAAGCCACTCGCAAATTGCTATATACCTGAAAGCTATCAACTCATAAAACAGATAATGGAAACCTTAGGTTGATTAAGGTAAAATCCTATTCAATGGGTGATCAGATGGATGAAGAGATGTTAATACCGGAAGAGGAGTATCAGAAATCAGGAGTGCATATCGGTACGCAGGTAAAGTCCAGCGATATGAAGCCGTACATATTCAAGATCAGAAACGATGGACTTTACATACTTGATGTTAAAAAGACAAATAGTAAGCTGATAGTTGCCGGAAAGATGCTTGCAAGATTTGAGCCGCAGGATATACTTGTTGTGGCGCAGAGGCAGTATGCGTTCAGGCCTGTGGCAAAATTTGCTGAGGTCACCGGTGCAACGGCGATAACCGGAAGGTTCAACCCAGGCACGCTCACCAACCCGAGCCTTAAGTTTTACAAAGAGGTAAAGGTCATAATCGTCACCGATCCTCTTGCAGACGTTCAGGCAATGAAGGAGGCTATAAAAGTTGGTATTCCAATAATTGCTCTGTGCGATGCAAACAACAAAACCGATTTTGTGGACCTCATAATTCCCACAAACAATAAGGGCAGGAGATCTCTGGCTGTGATATACTGGTTGCTAGCCAGAGAGATATTGAAAAACAGAGGTACCATATCCAGCTATGATCAGTTCAAATATACAATAGACGATTTCGAGGCTCAGATCTAAATTATATCTTTTACCCTTTTAAGAGCCACGTATCTGACCTCATTTTTATATATACTCGCAAATATCATTGTTTTCCTCACGCTTGACGCCACTCGCACACCTCTGCTGATAGAATACCATCTTTCCGTGTCGGATATGACGCTCACTAGATATTCAGCATGCTGACTCTCATTACCCAGATAGACCCGGAAGTTCGCACCATACTTGAATCCTGTCTTTACTATGCACCCTCTGCTTACCAGATCAGAAAATACTGTATCTACCGGTGTCACATCATGTTTTCCTGAAATAAAGTTGGCCTCCGTTTCTGTCAGTAATCTGTATCCATGAAACGTGGATCCGATCCAGCTACTGGCCTCTTGGCTGAGAAAATTTCTTCCTCCCATCTTAACGACAGAACCGGAAATTTTTTCAAAATGAACAGTTCCCGCCGGTGAAACTTCCTGCGATGAATATATGGTGGGATCTCCTTCCTCATCCACCGTGAAATAAAAATCCACTGGATTTTCCACAAAATCAGAGAATTCAATGAGATCTGATTCCCTCATTACCCTGAGGCTCATAGGCCTCTCAGTGGTTTTTCTGAAATACAAGAGGCCAGAATCCTCCTTGACACGGTATCCTCTGTTCTTGAGAAGTTCATAGGCGACGTATCTATCAAAGGTTACAGCGTTAAAGATATCGGCAACCGATCCATCATCCTTGAACCTTATCCTGCCTTTGAGATAGAGGTATAGGCATTCGAAAGGATCAAGCACCAGTTTATCTCCGCTTAGGTATCCTATTCTGTACTTTCCTATGATGTAATTTCCACTTTTGCCGTCTTCAATTAGAAAGTCATGAGAACCGCAGATGCCTTCTTCCATCTATCTCCTCAATACATTCCTGCTTATTATTCTATCAACAATATCATCAAGAATACCATCAAAACCTGTGCCATCCTTGCATGAAACCATATAATAATCTGATCCGAACTTTCTGCTCAACTCCTCAAGATCCTCCTTCCAGATCTGAGCTTCGTACTTGAGATCGGTCTTATTTCCAATGATATACACATTGCTCTTGTTCATCCCATGGGCTCTGGTTATGACCCTCTCAGCAAACTGCAAACTACCTGAATCGGTGAGATCAATTATAACGATCATGCCTGTGGCAGTTCCCATGGTCCTTTCAGCATCATCATCTGCCTCCTGAAACAGAATGTCGACGCTGTATCTGTTGCCATTTATTTCCCTTGTTACTGTCTTCTTTATCAGAGATCTCTGAAGCCCGGGAGTCATCTCCCCATAGACGATATATGATATGAATGAAGACTTTCCGGATCCCTTTGAACCGATCACGAGGAATTTCCAAGCGAGTTTTTGAATAGGCATTGGGCATCAATATGTATCTTTTAGTTATACTTTTTCCTCAGAATACTACCCGTCCGCGATGGATCGCGCGTGATCTTTGACAACAGAGCTCAGAGGGAATTTGAAAAATTAGCCTCTGTTAAATAATGGCACTATAATTTTATATATTTACATGATATTTAATAATCATGGAATTTAGATTTTCTGACATATTTCAGTATATAAAGCCCTCGGAGATAAGATCATTATTGAAATACACGTCTGACCCTGAACTTATTTCTTTCGGCGGTGGAATGCCAAATCCAGAATCATTTCCGCTGAAAGAGATGAAGGAGATCCTAAATGATGTTATAGAAAACTACGGAAAGAAGGCCCTACAGTATGGGACAACGGAGGGCCTGGATCCGCTCAGGGATGAATTGGCTAAATATGTTGAGAAGACTGAAGGAATAAGGGCAAAGAGAGAGGAGATCATACTCACCACGGGATCGCAGCAGGCCCTGTATGCCATAGGTAAAATATTCGTGAACCCTGGTGAAACCGTAATCACGGAGGGCCCGACATATGTTGGGGCAATATCAGCGTTCAATTCGAACAAGGCAAACATGATCGCCGTTGATCTTGATGATAATGGCATGAACATCGAATTGCTTGAAGAGAAGATAACGAATCTTATGGCTAACGGAATGAAACCAAAATTCATCTATGTAATACCGACTTTTCAGAACCCGGCCGGTACAACTATGATACTCGAAAGGAGAAAGAGGCTTCTTGAGATCTCCAAGAGGTATCAGATACCCATCGTCGAGGATAATCCTTATGGCCAGCTGAGATACGATGGTGAACCTGTACCATCCATAAAGAGCATGGATGATGATGGCAACGTTATCTATCTCGGTACATTCTCAAAGGTCATGGCGCCTGGCCTCAGACTTGGATATGTCATTGCGGACAGACAGATAATAGATAAGATAAATCTGGTCAAGCAGGGCCTTGATCTGGCTTCTGATTCCCTTTCTGAATATATAGCCTATGAATATCTGAAAAGAGGAGATATATACAGGCAGATACCTAAAACCGTTAGCCTGTACAGAAAGAAGAGGGATCTCATGCTGAAATCCATAGAGGAGTATTTCCCGGAAGGAGTCAAGTACACAAAACCAAACGGTGGCATGTTCCTTTGGGTTTCCCTCGATGAGAAGATCGACACAACAAAGATGCTCGAGAGAGCCCTAAAGGCAAAGGTAGCCTATGTCAGCGGTTCCGCCTTTTATCCGCATGGGGAGAAGCATAACAGCATGAGGCTTAATTTCACCTATTCGGACGATGATCAGATCGTAGAAGGCATCAAACGCCTCGCATATGTCATAAATGAAGAGATGGAGATAGTCGAATAATATCTAAATCTCATTATTTTGCAATGTAAGCCAAATATATTTTATTGTTAAAGTCATAACGTCAGGATGATAACCGTTGTTGGGGGGACCTTCTCAAAGCTCCACAAGGGACACAAGGCACTGTTGAACACTGCAATAGACACTGGAAATGAAGTTGTGATAGGCCTCACAAGCGATGAATATGTGAAGAAAAACAAGATATATCCAGCTGTTCCGTATAGCATCAGGTACAGAACCCTCTACAATTATATGATCAAGCGTACCAACAGATTCAGAATAAGACAGATCGACGACAGAAATGGAAATGCCCCCTATGAGAAGGATTATGAGATAATAGTTGTATCACCTGAAACATATCCCCGATCATTGAAAATAAACGAGATTCGGATCAGCAACGGCCTGCCTCCACTGAAGATAATCAGGGTGCCATATGTTCTGGCCCAGGATCTATTCCCGATAAGCTCAACAAGGATAATCAATGGTGAAATAGACGCAAATGGCAAAAGAAAAATACCTCTAAAAATAGGGATATCAACCAGAAATGAAGCGAAGATATACGCTGTAGAAAAATTTGTCAGAAGGATTGTGAAGAATTACAGCATAGTGAAGAACGAGGAT
The genomic region above belongs to Thermoplasma sp. Kam2015 and contains:
- a CDS encoding MFS transporter codes for the protein MQSTRISKDSTLLYNSSKILALSSTYPVEIYTMFLLSLSDLGKIQFGTIMILSLIFSMFIDPFLGKIIDSFPRKRLIEMLQTISILFEMFSLLLWHFHIMQRMLVLSVLLIYINVSSSVYFDMMRALLQTISHQTAYLRMNGIAEASGQFPSLLGSAIAVPALLLIGPQGSLALAIIIQIISLLFISLIEENFTPEKSLRDKKIKHNGVLSMIRRYPKQTFLIYFLNFPFIMIIVGNLLKPVFIVNVIHGNVSYISFSEMDYAAFAALTGLAISMFPRGNELANSFIFFAIYTAALLLMPFSSNFIFFMIFQSLHGIGNPGTRINRNSFVMKHVPMEMLGRFSSGVSFLSTITMMTILIAVTLEINSTSIIFIFLALGTLSVAAMIMAFLLKQKTAMTMFSTDV
- a CDS encoding glycine C-acetyltransferase, translated to MQKLSWVEEELSALKAEGRYVPIRTIESAQGSWVTIGGKKVLNMCSNNYLGFANHPETKKAAIEAIEEYGVGAGAVRSIAGTDEIHAKLEEKIAEFKHMEAALVYQGGLLANVGTIPALVGKDDVIFSEELNHASIIDGTRLSSAKRIVYKHLSVEDLEKQIRENRSSFKKAIVITDGVFSMDGDIAPLPEITEVAEKNDVMVYVDDAHGEGVLGDHGRGIVNYFHLEDRVDIEMGTFSKALGSMGGFVAGSSDLIDLLKQKSRPFLFSSALNPADAAAVLKAIEILEKDDSLIKKLWHNSDLLKKSLSDIGYNTGHSKTPITPVIIGDEKKTVDLSKRLYDEKDVFASPIVYPTVPKGTARIRLMPSAVHTEQDIKIAVDAFADLGKKLHII
- the rpsB gene encoding 30S ribosomal protein S2, with the translated sequence MDEEMLIPEEEYQKSGVHIGTQVKSSDMKPYIFKIRNDGLYILDVKKTNSKLIVAGKMLARFEPQDILVVAQRQYAFRPVAKFAEVTGATAITGRFNPGTLTNPSLKFYKEVKVIIVTDPLADVQAMKEAIKVGIPIIALCDANNKTDFVDLIIPTNNKGRRSLAVIYWLLAREILKNRGTISSYDQFKYTIDDFEAQI
- the endA gene encoding tRNA-intron lyase, which gives rise to MEEGICGSHDFLIEDGKSGNYIIGKYRIGYLSGDKLVLDPFECLYLYLKGRIRFKDDGSVADIFNAVTFDRYVAYELLKNRGYRVKEDSGLLYFRKTTERPMSLRVMRESDLIEFSDFVENPVDFYFTVDEEGDPTIYSSQEVSPAGTVHFEKISGSVVKMGGRNFLSQEASSWIGSTFHGYRLLTETEANFISGKHDVTPVDTVFSDLVSRGCIVKTGFKYGANFRVYLGNESQHAEYLVSVISDTERWYSISRGVRVASSVRKTMIFASIYKNEVRYVALKRVKDII
- a CDS encoding GTPase domain-containing protein, whose amino-acid sequence is MPIQKLAWKFLVIGSKGSGKSSFISYIVYGEMTPGLQRSLIKKTVTREINGNRYSVDILFQEADDDAERTMGTATGMIVIIDLTDSGSLQFAERVITRAHGMNKSNVYIIGNKTDLKYEAQIWKEDLEELSRKFGSDYYMVSCKDGTGFDGILDDIVDRIISRNVLRR
- a CDS encoding PLP-dependent aminotransferase family protein, whose amino-acid sequence is MEFRFSDIFQYIKPSEIRSLLKYTSDPELISFGGGMPNPESFPLKEMKEILNDVIENYGKKALQYGTTEGLDPLRDELAKYVEKTEGIRAKREEIILTTGSQQALYAIGKIFVNPGETVITEGPTYVGAISAFNSNKANMIAVDLDDNGMNIELLEEKITNLMANGMKPKFIYVIPTFQNPAGTTMILERRKRLLEISKRYQIPIVEDNPYGQLRYDGEPVPSIKSMDDDGNVIYLGTFSKVMAPGLRLGYVIADRQIIDKINLVKQGLDLASDSLSEYIAYEYLKRGDIYRQIPKTVSLYRKKRDLMLKSIEEYFPEGVKYTKPNGGMFLWVSLDEKIDTTKMLERALKAKVAYVSGSAFYPHGEKHNSMRLNFTYSDDDQIVEGIKRLAYVINEEMEIVE
- a CDS encoding bifunctional pantetheine-phosphate adenylyltransferase/NTP phosphatase, with protein sequence MITVVGGTFSKLHKGHKALLNTAIDTGNEVVIGLTSDEYVKKNKIYPAVPYSIRYRTLYNYMIKRTNRFRIRQIDDRNGNAPYEKDYEIIVVSPETYPRSLKINEIRISNGLPPLKIIRVPYVLAQDLFPISSTRIINGEIDANGKRKIPLKIGISTRNEAKIYAVEKFVRRIVKNYSIVKNEDYSLKTQQPFGEDTMELATQRAMASLKDNDYSIGIESGIIYEKFSKKYFDVHYCVVIDRFGNVTRGMSSGFEIPDHIVDRMKRDMTFSEAYSKYFNLEEIDQAEGIIGKLSGDRLKRITLMDEAIRNAFIPRLDPDFYDSTYTPP